In Streptomyces sp. SN-593, a single genomic region encodes these proteins:
- a CDS encoding ABC transporter substrate-binding protein — protein sequence MSRLTKAAAVAAAATLSLLASACTGQSTSGANDDASKDVTINFWHGWSAPNELKAINDNVARFEKLHPNIHVKVQGNITDDKINQALRAGGGKAPDVVSSFTTDNVGQFCSSGALADLAPFLAASHIDPATTFPKTMQEYTRYDGVQCTLPLLGDAYGLYYNKKEFAAAGIAAPPRTMSELKADAVKLTKSTGDSYSQLGFMPDFHGYESTPTHFAAQWGVKWFDADGGSQTAKDPGFTEMFQWQQSMVKALGGFSKLERYRNTFGDEFGAKNPLQTGQVAMGIDGEWRLGMAADAGVTDLGVAPFPVPDDQAGTYGKGYVTGTIVGIANTSTKKNAAWELVKFMTTDTDAVVSFANAIHNVPSTLAALKSPELDQDPGFRTFIDIAQNPDSTTTPPSVNGGAYQVTMQDFGYAYESGRAKDLASGLKGVDAQVDKDIAQAR from the coding sequence GTGTCCCGTCTGACGAAGGCCGCCGCCGTCGCGGCCGCCGCCACCCTGTCCCTGCTCGCGAGCGCGTGTACCGGCCAGAGCACCTCCGGCGCGAACGACGACGCGAGCAAGGACGTCACCATCAACTTCTGGCACGGCTGGTCCGCGCCCAACGAGCTGAAGGCGATCAACGACAACGTCGCCCGCTTCGAGAAGCTGCACCCCAACATCCACGTCAAGGTGCAGGGCAACATCACCGACGACAAGATCAACCAGGCGCTGCGGGCCGGCGGCGGCAAGGCGCCCGACGTGGTCTCCTCCTTCACCACCGACAACGTCGGCCAGTTCTGCTCCTCCGGCGCCCTCGCCGACCTGGCCCCGTTCCTGGCGGCGTCGCACATCGACCCGGCGACCACGTTCCCGAAGACGATGCAGGAGTACACGCGGTACGACGGCGTCCAGTGCACCCTGCCGCTGCTCGGCGACGCCTACGGGCTCTACTACAACAAGAAGGAGTTCGCCGCCGCCGGCATCGCCGCGCCACCCCGGACCATGTCCGAACTCAAGGCCGACGCGGTCAAGTTGACCAAGTCCACCGGCGACTCCTACTCCCAGCTCGGCTTCATGCCGGACTTCCACGGATACGAGTCCACCCCGACCCACTTCGCCGCCCAGTGGGGTGTGAAGTGGTTCGACGCGGACGGCGGCTCGCAGACCGCGAAGGACCCGGGCTTCACCGAGATGTTCCAGTGGCAGCAGTCGATGGTGAAGGCGCTCGGCGGCTTCTCGAAGCTGGAGAGGTACCGCAACACCTTCGGCGACGAGTTCGGCGCGAAGAACCCGCTCCAGACCGGCCAGGTCGCCATGGGCATCGACGGCGAGTGGCGGCTGGGCATGGCCGCGGACGCCGGCGTCACCGACCTCGGCGTGGCCCCCTTCCCCGTCCCCGACGACCAGGCGGGCACCTACGGCAAGGGCTACGTCACCGGCACCATCGTGGGCATCGCCAACACCAGCACCAAGAAGAACGCGGCCTGGGAGCTGGTGAAGTTCATGACCACCGACACCGACGCGGTCGTCTCCTTCGCCAACGCGATCCACAACGTGCCCTCCACGCTGGCCGCGCTGAAGTCCCCGGAACTCGACCAGGACCCGGGCTTCAGGACCTTCATCGACATCGCGCAGAACCCCGACAGCACCACCACCCCGCCCAGCGTCAACGGCGGCGCCTACCAGGTCACCATGCAGGACTTCGGGTACGCCTACGAGTCCGGCAGGGCCAAGGACCTCGCATCCGGGTTGAAGGGCGTCGACGCGCAGGTCGACAAGGACATCGCGCAGGCCAGGTGA
- a CDS encoding carbohydrate ABC transporter permease encodes MSAVHPVLRARRRKEALRNLAFLSPWIIGFAVFFVYPLLSTVYFSFMHYNGFNPPTWTGGRNWSYVFTQYPLFWPALRNTLWLVVVTVTLRVVFGLGIGLLITKIRTGAGLFRTAFYLPYLAPPVAATMAFVFLLNPGTGPVNHLLGGIGLPTPGWFTDPHWSKPALTTLALWGIGDLMVIFMAALLDVPKEQYEAAELDGAGRWARFRYVTLPNISPIVMFAVVTGVIQTMQYYTQPLVAGKVASGVIGNSGQQFEPGYPDKSTLTLPQLVYNLGFQRFDYGSACVVALVLFVLAMVFTALLMRRRSGFLTAED; translated from the coding sequence ATGAGCGCCGTGCACCCCGTGCTGCGCGCCAGGCGCAGGAAAGAGGCCCTGCGGAACCTCGCGTTCCTCTCACCGTGGATCATCGGGTTCGCCGTCTTCTTCGTCTACCCGCTGCTGTCCACCGTCTACTTCTCGTTCATGCACTACAACGGCTTCAACCCGCCGACGTGGACCGGCGGGAGGAACTGGTCGTACGTCTTCACGCAGTACCCGCTGTTCTGGCCGGCGCTGCGGAACACGCTGTGGCTGGTCGTCGTGACGGTCACCCTGCGGGTGGTCTTCGGGCTGGGCATCGGCCTGCTGATCACGAAGATCAGGACCGGCGCGGGCCTGTTCCGCACCGCCTTCTACCTGCCCTACCTCGCACCGCCGGTCGCCGCCACCATGGCGTTCGTCTTCCTGCTCAACCCCGGCACCGGTCCCGTCAACCACCTCCTGGGCGGGATCGGGCTGCCCACCCCGGGCTGGTTCACCGACCCGCACTGGTCCAAGCCCGCACTCACCACGCTCGCGCTGTGGGGCATCGGCGACCTGATGGTCATCTTCATGGCCGCGCTGCTCGACGTCCCCAAGGAGCAGTACGAGGCAGCCGAGTTGGACGGCGCCGGCCGCTGGGCCCGGTTCCGGTACGTCACGCTGCCGAACATCTCGCCGATCGTGATGTTCGCGGTGGTCACCGGGGTCATCCAGACCATGCAGTACTACACGCAGCCTCTGGTCGCCGGGAAGGTCGCCTCGGGCGTCATCGGCAACTCCGGCCAGCAGTTCGAGCCCGGCTACCCCGACAAGTCCACCCTGACGCTGCCGCAGCTCGTCTACAACCTGGGCTTCCAGCGCTTCGACTACGGCTCCGCGTGCGTGGTCGCCCTGGTGCTGTTCGTGCTGGCGATGGTGTTCACCGCCCTGCTGATGCGGCGCCGCAGCGGCTTCCTCACGGCGGAGGACTGA
- a CDS encoding carbohydrate ABC transporter permease codes for MTHMTDTAPAPGAASRRTAHTPDPRAARAARRRRTLHWIAVHALGIAAAAFFVLPFVFVVLTALMTDNQALTRSLWPHPFAWSNFRTVWDTPGFLTWWRNTLVYSVAGTVLTVVSSLPVAYALARFRFRGRNLVMVLVISTMMLPPQVVIIPMYLFWTKQLHMDGTLWPLIIPMAFGDAFTIFLLRQFLLTIPKEYTEAAKVDGCGELRTLLTVIVPMIRPAIAAVALFQFFACWNDYFGPQIYASSNPAAWTLSYGLESFKGAHHTNWNLTMAATVLVMAPVIVVFFFAQKAFIEGVTLTGVKG; via the coding sequence ATGACGCACATGACCGACACCGCCCCCGCCCCCGGCGCGGCCTCCCGCCGCACCGCCCACACCCCCGACCCCCGCGCCGCGCGGGCCGCCCGGCGCCGCCGCACCCTGCACTGGATCGCGGTGCACGCGCTGGGCATCGCCGCCGCCGCGTTCTTCGTGCTGCCGTTCGTCTTCGTGGTGCTCACCGCACTGATGACCGACAACCAGGCGCTGACCCGCTCGCTGTGGCCGCACCCCTTCGCGTGGTCCAACTTCCGTACCGTCTGGGACACCCCGGGCTTCCTCACCTGGTGGCGCAACACCCTGGTCTACTCCGTCGCCGGCACCGTGCTGACCGTCGTGTCCTCGCTGCCGGTCGCCTACGCGCTGGCCAGGTTCCGCTTCCGCGGCCGCAACCTCGTCATGGTGCTGGTGATCTCCACCATGATGCTGCCGCCCCAGGTGGTCATCATCCCGATGTACCTGTTCTGGACCAAGCAGCTCCACATGGACGGCACCCTGTGGCCGCTGATCATCCCGATGGCCTTCGGCGACGCCTTCACCATCTTCCTGCTGCGCCAGTTCCTGCTGACCATCCCCAAGGAGTACACCGAGGCGGCCAAGGTGGACGGCTGCGGCGAACTGCGCACCCTGCTCACCGTGATCGTGCCGATGATCCGCCCCGCCATCGCCGCGGTCGCCCTCTTCCAGTTCTTCGCCTGCTGGAACGACTACTTCGGCCCGCAGATCTACGCCAGCTCCAACCCCGCGGCGTGGACCCTCAGCTACGGCCTGGAGTCCTTCAAGGGCGCCCACCACACCAACTGGAATCTGACCATGGCCGCCACCGTTCTCGTGATGGCCCCGGTGATCGTGGTCTTCTTCTTCGCACAGAAAGCCTTCATCGAAGGTGTGACCCTGACAGGAGTCAAGGGATGA